The nucleotide sequence TGGTAAATACTACCTTCACGCTGGATAAAGTCGGTGCGAGTGAGATTTTTGAAACGCATCTTATCTAAAGTGATGTGGTCAATCATGACGCAACGATCTTCGAGGTATAGGCGATTAATGATTCGCCAGATAGCGGCCCCCTCCTTAATTTCAAGCTTTTCTGCTTCTTCTTTGTTGGCTGATGCAGACTGCAAAGATACCAAATCTACTCGTGGATTTATTTTATTGTCAGCATCATGCTTAACAACATGAAAAAAGTAATACAGCAAGCGCTTAACATCATGTTCAGCAACAAAGGTACCTTTACCTTGCCGGCGAACCACAATACCCTCAGCCACTAATTCATCAACCGCTTTGCGCAGAGTACCAATTGAAACATCTAATTCTTTAGAT is from Polynucleobacter sp. MWH-UH23A and encodes:
- a CDS encoding GntR family transcriptional regulator, whose translation is MRSLAAYQEVKQKITEDLVRGRFPMGQALPAEKDLSKELDVSIGTLRKAVDELVAEGIVVRRQGKGTFVAEHDVKRLLYYFFHVVKHDADNKINPRVDLVSLQSASANKEEAEKLEIKEGAAIWRIINRLYLEDRCVMIDHITLDKMRFKNLTRTDFIQREGSIYQLYQMKYGQTVVRSSERLRAGLAGKQYAEWLGLKPNSPVLIIRRVALGMQDEPLEWRVSTLNTHQHEYFSELVV